CCAGACTTCAGCCTGACGATGAAAGGTCCCGTGGCCGAAGTGGCGCGGGGCAGCGTGAGCCCCTCGTTCCTGCGCGGGCTCAAGTAAGGCCGGCGGTCACCGTCAGGCGCCATTCGTCAATCGGCAAGAAAGAGCACGGTGGTTCCTGCTATTCTTACGATTGACGGATGATGTATGACGACCGACGCACTCCACTCCAAACTCGACCATTTGCCGCCGAATCCAGGCGTCTATCTCTTCAAGGACCAGGCCGGCGACTATCTCTACGTCGGCAAGGCCGCGTCGCTGGCCGACCGTGTCCGCTCATACTTTCAACGCACCGCCGACCACAGCCCCAAAACGACGCTGCTCGTCAGCCAGATTGCCGATCTGGAAACCATCGTCACCCGGTCGGAACTCGAAGCCCTCATCCTCGAAAGCAATCTGATCAAGCGGCACCGGCCCCGTTTCAACATCGTGCTGCGTGACGACAAGCAGTACCCCTATCTCCGCCTGCCGGTCAAAGAGCGGTTCCCCCGCCTCTCCATTGTCCGGCGCGTCCAAAAAGACGGCGCCCTCTACTATGGCCCCTACACCCCGGCCGGCGCACTCCGCGAAACGCTGAAGGTCATCAAGAAAGCCTTTCCGCTGGCGACCTGCACCATCGACATCGACGGGACGGCGGAGCGGGCCTGCCTGGAATTCGAGATCAAGCGGTGCATGGCGCCCTGCACCGGCAACCAATCGCAGGAGGAGTACCACAAGATCGTCAGCCAGGTTCGGCAGTTTCTGGAAGGGCGCGATCGTGAATTGCTGGACGAATTGCGGGCCGGCATGGACGCCGCCGCGGAACGGGAGGAGTTCGAAGAAGCGGCGAGGATTCGTGACCGGCTCTTCAAGATCGAGCGGACGCTTGAAAAACAGCGCATCACCCAGACCGCATCGACGGATCAGGACGTCATCGGCCTTGCCCGGCAAGGCACCGCCGTGGATCTGCAGTTGCTCTTCGTGCGCGGCGGGCTCTTGATCGGCCGGAAGGATTTCTTCTGGCCCCAGTCTGCCGATGTGAGCGACGAGGACCTGGTCCGATCGGCCATCGAACAGTTTTACAATAAGGACGGCCAACCGCCGAAAGAACTCCTCGTTCCCGCAGCCCTCGCCGACGCCGAACTGATCGAACAATGGCTCAGCGACAAACGGGGATCCGGCGTGAAGGTCCTCGCTCCGGAGCGCGGCACGAAACATCAGCTGGTATTGCTGGCGGAAGAAAATGCCGCCGCAGCAGTAGCCGATCATCTCAGAGACGAAGCCCTCGACCTTCAGGCGGTCGAAGACCTGAAACGGTTGCTCCACCTCGACAAGGCTCCCAGACGGATCGAAGGATTCGACATCTCCAACACAATGGGCCAACAGTCCGTCGCCTCAATGGTCGTGTGGGAAGACGGCCAGATGAAGAAGGCGGATTATCGCCGGTTCAAAATCCAGACAGTGACGGGCGCCAACGACTTCGCCAGCATGCAGGAAGTCGTCGCCCGGCGGTATGGAACATCAGAGGATTTGGCCCGCCCCGATTTGATCCTGATCGACGGAGGGCTCGGACAACTGGCCGCCGCCATGGAAGGGCTGAAGCAGGCCGGCCACCATGACCAAGCCATTATGGGCCTGGCCAAGGCGCGCGGTGAAAAAGATGAGCGCATCTTTCTGCCCGGCCGGAAGAATCCCATCCTCTTGAGACCGAATGCCCCGGCTACGCACCTGGTGCAACGCATCCGCGACGAAGCGCACCGGTTTGCCTTGGGCTACCATCGCAAGCTCCGCGGCAAAGCCTTGATCGCGTCAAAGCTGGATCACATCATCGGGATCGGCGAGATCAGACGGACCACCTTGCTGAAACAGTTCGGCAGCGTCGATGCGCTGGCCGCGGCCAGCGACAGTGCCCTCGCAGAGGCCGGCCTCGACGCCACCACCATCGCGGCTCTCCGCAACACCCTCACCTAATCGTCGCGCAGACTTAAAAAAGGAATTTGACGCTAACCGTCCCCAAATGGACAAAGGCGTGATAGGTTCCGTTGACCGTAGGATTCTGATTTCCCGCCACCGTATGCGGCTCGTAAAACCATTCCTGATAGGCCACATCAAACCCCATGGCCTTGGGCCACACAGCCGACTCGCCTCCGCAGGGAACGATTCCTAGAAACCGGCCACCCTTTCTGCACAGAAACCCTGCCCCAAGTGAGAGCGTGTTAGATGACAGGGAAATAGTCGCCGGATTAAACGTCAGATCCGGCACAGGGTTTTCGGTTCTGGTATAGCCGGCCCGGGCCGATATGTTCCAATGCCGCAACCACGCAGGATTGAGCCACGTATATTCCGTCCCGACCGCCACGACCTGGACGGTCTTCCACTGTTGAGGCTGAGGCACCGTGACACCATTGGATAGACGCACGTCCAGATTCTGATTGGATTTCCAGACGACATAGTCCACATCCAGTTCCAGCTTCCATTCCCGCTCACTGGTGCGCACCGGCCAGACCGCCACCGCCGCGGTATAGATCGGCGGAAGGGCGAGGCTTGTGGAAGCCTCAGCGACTTTCGCGCCATTGACCAACAGCGCGCCATGCAACGGAAGCACGGCCTGGCTGCGATAGACCAGGCCAATCGAAGCGAGGGGTTTGCCCTCATGGTTTTTGATCGGGGCATACAAGAGGCTGGCATTCATCCCCACGCCAGTCCCTTTCCCGTTGAGTTCCACCGAAGCCCCGGCTGGAATGCCATAGAGCCCCGCCCCAACTTGCCGCTGTTCGACCTGGCCTTCCCCTAGAAAATTGGCAAACGTATAGATATCGGCCCCGAGGCCGATGGACAGATCGTCCGTCACTTTGTAGGCCACCGTCGGCTTGATATCGATCAGGGGTAAGGTTGCAACCGTTGCCGCCGTGTTAAACGGCCCATCGACGGGATAGCGCGTATTCAACCCGAAGGGAGAAGTCAGTCCAAGCCCCACCGTCATCCGCGAGAGGCTCGCCAACCCAAGCGCGCCCAAATTGGCACTGAAATAAGCATGACTCGGTGGAGGGAATACGGCACTGCCCCCCATATCACCGCGAATATCGGCCCCGGATATATTCTTATACTTTACCGACCCACCAAGCAGAGCGGTCCCCCCAATAGCTTGAATTCCCTCAACCTGTGTCAGCCCAGCTGGGTTGTAATGAATCGCGGATGCATCGTCTGCCTGCGCGGCAAAGGCATTCCCTTGGCCAACAGCGGCAGCCCCTTGTGGTTGAAACCGAAGGGCTTGCGCGAGAGCCGTCCGAGGGGAACTGAAACACATGGCGCACAGGCACAGGAGCGCAATCCCATACCGCATCCGATACCCCAGGCAATTGCTGACACTGTTCATATTCGGCTTCATAACGCCACCGGCATATTGCCCTCTCCCCATACATCACGGTAGTGCCACTTGGTAGTAGCTTGGCCTTCTATCTCTCTCCCACAGTCCTCACGCCCGTCTCCAGACCCCATTGTTCTTCCCTTCCCCCCCGTGCTAGGCTTCCCTTGTCATCCGACCAGGAGGGACTAATGGCTTACGCCCGGAACAAACGCCCCTTCCCAGGAGAGCTGTTCGCTCGCCTCTCGAAATCCGAATGCGAAGGCTTCATTGAACTTCTCCACTACACCGCGGAATCGGACAATGTCGATGACGTCAAATCGGTCCTCGTCCGATTTCAGCATCTCTTTCCGTTTACCAGAGTGATCGGCGGATTGGCGAGGTTGGGTCCCACGGGAACGTTCGAAGGATTTACGAATGTCCTCAATGCCAGCTACCCGGAAGAATGGCTGCGTCTCTACTGGCAAAAAGGTTATTTCGACGTCGATCCGGTCTTCCAAACCGCGCTGCAGAAGCCAGGCACCCAACACTGGGCCAAAACGTACAACACCGGCGCGTCGGAAAAACAACAGGAGTTCATCGCGGCCGCCAAAGAGTTCGGGCTCGGGGACGGCATTACAACCGGATCCATCGATTCGGCATGCGGCATCGCGACCTTCTGCTCATTCGCCTCGGCAGGGCCCGTTGATGCCGAACGGTACCTCCAGTTGATCGAGTATTTCGGCTACCATATTCATCTCGCCCTGCTTCGAACCGCGCCTCCCCATTCTCAAAACCTTGATCAATGCGTCCGGGAATTAACACTGCGTGAGATGACGATCTTGAACTGGATGAAAAACGGGAAGACCAATGGAGAAATTGGTCAAATCCTCGGCGTCACCGAACGAACGGTCCGGTTTCACGTGGGGAGCATCTTCTCGAAACTCGACGTGACATCCCGATCGCAAGCCGTTGCAACCGCCATCGAGCACGGGCTCCCCAACGTCGTCTAACAACTGCGGCCTTTCGCAATCCGGCTTCGGGCCTCGGCCTGGGATCAATTACCCGCCCGCTGCACCTGCCTGCACCAGCTCCTGATTCGTGCAGGCCAATGCCTGACGCCCCGTCACTACAACTCCGTCCATTGTTTGAATAGTCGACATCCATTGCAGGAATTCTGGACGCCTTCTGGCATTCTGTTCATCGAACTGCATCATGTCGTAGACCGCCGCCACAGAACTCGCTCCTGCCGGCGGGAGCGAGACCGGCGCGCCTAACGGCTCACAGGGGAATCCCAACGCGCGCAATACCCTGAGGAATCGATGCTCCACCTCCAGATAGTAGTATCGAACGTTGTTCTCAACCGCCCACTGATACACGCCTTTCAACACCGCAAGCATGATCCTGGCCGACAGTCCTTTGTCGCGGATTTCCGGCGTGACCGCCAAGCGAGTGATTTCGGCAGTATCGGACGTCTTTCTCACCCGGTGGCCGGGAGGAAGGAGTGCGGCAAGATCATGCTCCAGCATAAATGGCCCGGACGAAGGGAGTAATCGGGCCATTCCAACGACCATTCCGTCCGCGCGCACCAACCCGATCGTCGTTCCCCAGACATCGTACAAATCGATCTCTTTCCCATCACTTGACGGCAACACCCATCGCAAGGTTTCCGCAAACACCCGATGTCGAAGCCGATAGGACTGATCCAGCTCCGGGCCGTGCAATGTTCTCACAACATAATCCTCTTCTCGAAATGCAATGTCTTTCAACTCTGGCATATCGCCCTCCCCTGTTTGGCCTCGCTTGAGGCGTTCGTGTAAGGGCACGATATGGAGAAAGCACGTGAATTGGTCACCTGGCGGATCCGCCAGGTGACAATTCTCGTCACTCTCCACTACCCTCCCCTCACACAGCGCAAGTATTCAGATCGATAGAGTCGCTCACTCGGAGAAGGATGGAATATGAATCGCGACGGGCACGACTTATTTGTGATCACCGGCGGGCGGCCAACGTCTCCACGCCCCTCGCGACAGAGACCCGGCATCAGAGGCCTTGCACCCGCACACCAGTTAGACGAATCGCTGTCTGTTTCGTTTGTTTCGATGGAGGAGCGCTTGAGCCAGCTGCTGGAGGATCGCGAACGGATGGGGCGCGACCTGCATGACTCGGTGCTGCAATCCCTCTATGCCATTGGCCTCAGCCTAGAGACCGCCAGAAAGATCAGTCCGCCGCTGTCGCCGGAAGCGACCCAGGCCAGCACCCATGCGATTGAGCAACTCAACCGATTAATCCATGAGGTGCGGGGGACGATCCACCGTCTCAAAGACGGCAGGATTCAGAACTTTGATTTGGCGGTAGAGCTAGCCAATCTCCAGCACACCTACGAGCAGGTCGGCGGCATCTCCATCACGCTGAACCTGCAGCCGGGCGCGATGGACCTGCTCACCATGGAAGAAGAACAAGACATCCTGCACATCGTCCGGGAGGCCTTGAGTAACTGCGTCCGCCATGCGCAGGCCACACACGCCTCCATCTCGCTCCGCCTGCGCGGCACCCGCCTGCGCCTCACCATCAGCGACGACGGAATCGGCTTCTCAACTGCGGCCCTTCCATGCAGAGGCTACGGCCTCACCAACATGGAGGCCCGCACGAAAAAACTCGGGGGGATGCTACGCGTGCAATCAAAACCGGGCGAGGGTACCCGTCTCACCGCGGAGCTTCTCCTGGAACCCGTACTGACACCCTTATGAAACACACTCGCACAACTATTCTCATCGTTGACGATCATGAAGTCGTCCGCCAGGGACTCCGAACTCTGTTGAGCCTAGAACAAGACCTCCACATAGTCGGGGACGCCTCAACGGTCGCCGAGGCACTGACGGAAACGGCCAGGCTTCGTCCGCACGTGGTTCTGTTGGATATGAAATTGCCGGATGGGACAGGGCCCGAAGCCTGCAGCCGACTACTGGCGCTTGCTCCCGACACCCGCATACTAATGTTGACCAGCTTTGCAGAAGAAGCGATGGTCGTGAGTGCCGTACAAAGCGGAGTGCATGGCTATCTGTTAAAAGACGTTCGCGCCACCGATCTGGTTCAGGCAATTCGAACGATTGCCGGCGGGCAGAGTTATCTCGATCCGCGCGTCGCCCAGCAAGCCCTCAGCTGGATTCGACACCAGAACAAGCCTGATCACCCAACGCCCCCCCAAGGGCTCGAACAGCTCTCCCCGCAAGAACGAGCCATTCTGCCCCTCCTCGCCGAAGGAAAAACCAACAAGGAAATTGCCGCGCGGTTGCGGCTAAGCGATAAGACCATCAAGAACTATTTGGCCCATATTTTCGACAAGTTACAGGTCAGCAGGCGAACGGAAGCCGTCGCCTGGTACATAAAAATGAGCCGGTCAAGCCCTATAGACCAGATCAGCTAGTTCCGTACCCCCCCCCTTTATTGCTACTACTCCCCCCTAGCATTTCTTTGAGCGATCATACTATCCTACCGCTGAAAATTGGCCGCTACCGGTAGCTAGCCGGAGGGAGCACAGAACGACAGCGCTCCTCCGAAGCATCAACACCGGCACGAGACAACATCGATGAGCCCCCCTCACGATCACCTCACTCCGCAATGGGTGGAATCCCCAACGGATGCTATGGACCTTGCCCGGATGGAAATCCGCACGGATCAATCCGTCCAGGCCGTCCCATCCGATGCGTCCACAGACTCCGAACGCGCCCTCCAAGACCTGCAGCGAACGTTTGACCAACGCCTTCAGGAGCGAACCAGGGAACTCAACCAAACCATTCACCACCTGCAACAGGAAATCATGCGCCATCAAGCGACTGAGGCCCTCCTCGCGGCGCGCGAACTCCGATACCGTCTGCTCTATGAACAGAACCCCTCCATGTATTTCACGCTCGATCCGAGCGGCCGCATTCTGTCTGTCAATCAATTCGGCGCCACCGCGCTCGGCTATCGGCCCGGCGAGCTGATCGATCGGTCGGTTCTGTGCGTCTTTCATCCGGATGATCATCAAACCGTGCTCACCCAGTTGCACCTGTGCGCAAGCAGCCCCGAAACGACCTTTGACTGGGAAATTCAGAAAATTCGAAAGGACGGGAGCCAGCTGTGGGTCAAAGAACGGGCGCGACAGGTTACCGATCCGCACGGGCATCCCATGATCCTGGTGGTCTGCGAAGACATGACCGATCGGCGGGAAGCGGAGGCCACCCTTCGGAAGAGTGAAGAACGGTTCCGGCAAATTGCCGAGACCATCGAAGAAGTCGTATGGTCTGCCGACCCAAGCATCGGCAAAATGTTGTATATCAGCCCGGCCTACGAGCGCATCTGGGGGCGCTCCTGCGCCAGCTTGTATGCGGAACCCAAATCCTTCATTGAGGCTATTCATCCCGATGATCGCCCACGTGTGGTGAAAGAACTCATTGCGCAGCAGGAAGGACGGCTCTTTGCCCACGAATACCGAGTGCTACGTCCGGACGGGACCATCCGCTGGGTCTGGGACCGGGGATTTCCCGTTGTGGATCAGGCAACCGGCCTGCTCACACACTATGTGGGCGTGGCCTTGGATATCACCGAGCGCAAGCAGGCCGAAGAAGCGCTCCGGGAGAGCCAAACCCGGCTCGCCTTTGTGCTCTCCCACTCTCCCGCCGTCATTTACACCGCGGCCGCTTCTGGAGAGTTTGGGGCCACCTTCGTCTCCGCGAATATCACCGCACAACTCGGATACGAGCCGCAGGAATTTACGAACGATCCCCGATTCTGGGTCGATCGGATTCATCCGGACGATGCTCCGGAGATTTTCAAGCGTCTTTCCGCTCTCTTTGCTCAAGGAACGCTGGCCCACGAATACCGCTTTTTAAACAAGCAGGGCCAGTACCGCTGGATGCATGATGAAGTCGTTTTGATTCGAGACCCTGACGGCCATCCTGTCGAACTGCTCGGCTCCTGGCTCGACATCACCGAGCGCAAGCAGACCGAAGAATTGCTGCGCGTGAGTGAAGAGCGGTTTGCCAAAGCCTTCCGGTCGAGCCCCCATCCCGTCATCGTCACGGAACGTGAGACGGGACTCTGCCTGGAGGTCAACGACGCGGGGCTCGCCCTGTTCGGCTATCGACGGGAGGAAGTGATCGGCCAGACCGTGCCAACCTTGAGATTGTGGGCGACCCCCGAGGATCGCGCCCAGTTTTTTGCGCGGCTGGCCCAGGCGGGAACCTTCCGCAATGTCGAAATGGAATTTTATACGAAAGACCGCACACCCCGGCAATGTCTGGTCTCCTGCGAACCGATCGAGATCGACGGGAAGGCCTGCCTGGTGACGGTGGGAACCGACATCACGGAACAAAAGCGGGCCGAAGAGGCTGTCCGCCTCCAAGAGCGCATCCTGCAGCAGGCGAGAGAGGAGCGTGAACGCATCAGCCAGGACCTGCACGATAACATCTTGCAATCTTTGTACGCGGTCGGCATGCAGCTGGAGGCCAGCAAGCTGGTGGCCGGCACCTCGGCGAGAAAATCCAAGACCCATGTCACGCAGGCCATCGCCCAACTCAATCAGCTCGTTCAGGAAGTGCGCCACTTCATCGCCTTGCTGCACCAACGCAACGCGCCGAACATGGATTTTGAGCGCACACTGCGCCAATTGGCCGACTCATTTTCCTCCGCCGGACACAATGCCCCTACCCTGACCATCCAGCCGGAGGCCATCCCGCTGATCACGGCCACTATGGGAGAGCAGCTCGTGAGCATCGCGCGCGAAGCCCTCAGCAACAGCATGCGCCATGCCAAGGCCAGCACGCGATCCATGACCCTGCGCTTCATCGGCTCAATTATCCAATTGCGTATCACCGACGACGGCATCGGCTTCAAGCCAGGCCAGAAGCGCCGGCGGGGCCAGGGGCTGAGAAACATGGCCACACGCGCCGCACACATCGGCGCCCGTTTTCTGCTGGCCAGCACGCCAGGACAAGGCACAAGTGTCATCGTCGAGGTCCCGCTAGAAAGGCCGCATGAGCCAGGCACAATCTAAACCCACTAAACCCATTCGGATCCTGCTCGTCGACGACCATGAAGTGGTCCGTATCGGGCTGAGCGCCGTGCTCAATTTGACGCCCGGCATGAAAGTGGTCGGCCAAGCCAGCAAAAAGGACGAGGCGCTCAGGCAATGCGCGCGGCTGAAACCCGACATCGTGCTCCTCGATATCCGCTTGCCCGATGGCAACGGCGTGGACGCGGCGGGAGACATCTTGGCGGTCAGCCCCTCATCCCGCGTCCTGTTCCTCACCAGCTTTGCGGATGAGCATACCGTCGAAGAAGCGAGCCTGTCAGGCGCCCACGGGTATCTGCTGAAGGACATCGCCTCGCAGGCCCTGGTCCGCGCCATCAAAACCGTCGCCGCCGGCCAGCCCCTCACCGATTCCCGGATCACGCACCATGCGCCCGGCTGGCGAACGCCCTCCCCCTCGGCGCCCAGCCCGTCGAAACGTCCGCTGCTGTCGCCGCAGGAGCAGCGCTTGCTCCCCCTGGTTGCCGCAGGATATACGAATAAAGAAATCGCCCAGTCCTTAACCCTCAGTGAAAAAACCGTGAAGAATTATTTGGCCAACATTTACTCCAAGCTTCAAATCAGCCGCCGGTCTCAAGTCGCCACCTTCTTCGCCAGCAGTTTCAGGGGCACCCCGCTCTCCTGAGCCCCTACCGTCACCGTCCTCCCCCTCCACCTGAACACCCTGGACACCCCCACCGCTCAAGATTCTCGACGCAGACGCCGATAGCAGGAGAGACATGCGGCCCCATAGGCATTCGCAGATCCTTCTGACACATCATGACTGATACGGTCCCCCTTTCAATCCTCTATCTGGGCCCTCAGAGTCCGCTCACGGCGCAGATCGGCTCGTGGCTGGCCACTCATCTTCCTGGTCCGCACACGGTCCGCATGACTCACACGCTGGCCGATGCCCTCGAACATCTCCAGGCCCAGCGAGTCGATCTGGTCCTGCTCGATCTCAAGAGCCAGGAACGGCCGGGTCAGGATCTGCTCCACACAATCCATGCCGCCTCGCCCACCAGCGCGCTTCTCGCGCTGGTGCTGCATACGGACGATAGCTCCGCCTTTGACGCGCTTCGCCGGGGCGCTCACGAAGTCCTGGCCATCACCTCATCGACCCACGCTGACGCCTGCCGGGCCATCGCCCGAGCCCTCGCACGCACAGGAAAACAACCGCCCGCGTTCATGCGGCCGAGCACGGCGCCTCCCGCATCGCTCAAGCCAGACCGGCTGATTCATGACCTCAATAATCTCCTCACCTCGATCAATGGATTTGCGGATCTCCTGCTGACGCGCCTCGCGCCGCAAGACCCTGCCCGTACAAGTGCGGAGCATATTGTCACAGCCGGGAAACGAGCCGCGGCACTGCTCAAGGCCCATGCGCCAGTCCCGCACTCCGCTTCCACGGCGCCCCCCGCGCCGATCATGCAGCCGCCTGCCATCACCGCCAAAGCCGCCTAATCCATCGGGCCATCGGCCCGCGCCATTCGCGGTCTAGAATTGACAGCCTGGCGCACGCACCTTAGGATACGCGGCAGGCGCGCCCGCTACGGTGGCGCATGCATCATTGAGGAGGCCTGATGTCCAGCGAGCATTCTTCCCCGTCCCCAACCCATGCCAAACCATCCCATTCACCCTGGCACAGAATCGAGCAAGGCTTCGAGTTTGCCGTGTTCCACAGCCGGTGGATTCAAGCCCCGCTCTATTGCGGGCTGATCGTGGCGGAACTGCTCTATGCCTATAAATTCCTGGTCGAATTGTGGGAAATGCTGCTCCACGTCAACCAGAGCAAAGAAGTCGAATTCATGCTCGGCGTCCTCGGATTGATCGATGTCACGATGGTGGCGAATCTGCTCACGATGGTCATTATCGGCGGCTATGCGACGTTCGTCAGCAAGCTCGACCTGGAAGGCCATCCTGACCGGCCCGACTGGCTGGGGCATGTGGATCCCGGCACGATCAAGGTGAAACTGGCGGCCTCACTCATCGGCATCTCCAGCATCCACCTCTTGAAAGCCTTCGTCGATATCGAGAATGAGAACCTTGACCACATCAAGTGGAAGATCTTCATCCACATGACCTTCCTCGGCTCAGCCATTCTGCTGGCCTGGACCGACAAGATCATGCAAAAGGATAAAAAGCACTGAGAAAGAGACGTCTCTCGTGACGTGCCGTTCGCACAATACGAGAAGCGCGTCACGAATGACGAAGCAGGATGGTTACTCCCATGCGGCGGTGAGCCGCCCCTCGGCGTCCTGCCACTGAGGCATCCAGGCGAGCGCCACGACCTTCACCACGATGTTGGCCTTCGTGGGTTTCAGCGACACAACCTCCAGCCTTTCCGTGAGGGGATCGATGGCCGCAGCCAATGCGTCGGCTTCGGCCTTGAACTGTGCTTCCAGATCGGCCAATTGCTGTTGCAAGGCCGCGACATTTTCCTCTGCGTGCCCCACGTCCTGCGATTCCTTCATCACCCGGCCCGCGCTCCTGACCGCCGTCGTCGCCCGCCCGATGTTCGTCGCGCTGATCGTCTTGCGCCCGAGAAACGCGCCGAGGATTGAGGCTCCGACCGAGATCGCGGCCTGGATCTGACTGGACCGGGCTTCCGCCTGCTGCCGTTCTTTCATCTGCTCCGCCCGCCGAAGGCGATCTTGCAGCACCGCGATCTTGGGCGCGTATTTCTTCCGCAAACTATCCGATTGCTGATCCCGCAGCTCCCGGCCGGCCTGCTGAAGACGGACGCGGAAATCCCGCTCAGACTCGCCGGGGCGGGAGAGTTCCTTCGTGCTCGGACTCCTCAAGAGCTCTAGTTTATGGGTGCGAAAGAGCCACCCCGCAAAATCCTTGTTCCACGTGTCGTAGTGTTTCCCCTTTGCCGCGGGAGCGGGAAGCGCCGCAAACCGGGCACTCTCTACCGGAGACTTCTCCAGATCCGCGACCGCGATCGATGCCGCCGTCGCATGCTCCCACTCCACCGGCACCGCTCCGTCAACAATCGGCGCCAGCCTCGCCACATCCTCCGCCACATCGATCGCTGCTTTGCTGTCGGCCAAGCGGATTTGCGCAACGCCCAACACCATCGGCTGATAGACCACCGTGCTCCCGCCAGGCTGGCTGCCGCGCAGCGGAATGAAATATTGCGGCACATCGGGAGGCAGCATCGGACGGGCAACGCCAGGCGACAGGCCAGAGGCACGAGGCGCGGGTGAAGACGAACCGATCTGACGGCTCTGCCCCTGTTCGCTACCCCTAGCCTCTACCCCCTTGCCCTTCACCTCGCTCATCAGCGTCTTGATCTGGGTCCTGGTCAGGGGCCCACGCAGATAGGAAAGCGTCCACCTCGTTTGAAACACTTCGGGGGCATCCTCGTGAACGTTGTTCAAAAGAAACACCCGATTGCCCAACCCGGCGAGAAGCTGCTCCATCCGCTGCCGGTCAAATTTCTTCCCCGAGCTCGCCGCGGCCCCCTCCAACCCCTCCAGCACCCGCGCCTTGTCCCGCTCCGTCTGCAACCGGCCGATGAACCAGGTGCCGGTATTGGCAAGCCCCTTGTAATCGAGATCGACCGGGTTCTGCGTCGCGAGCACCACGCCGAGACCATAGGCCCGCGCCTGTTTGAGCAAGGTGAGCAGCGGTTGTTTAGACGGAGGATTGGCGACCGGCGGAAAGTAGCCGAAGATTTCGTCCATGTAGAGAATCGCCCGCAGGCTGGTCGTGCCGGACTGTGCCCGCACCCAACCCAGCGTCTGGCTCAACAGCAGCGTGACAAAGAACATGCGCTCGGCGTCGTTCAAATGCGCGATCGAGAAAATAGCCAGGCGCGGCTTCCCGCTGGGCGCATACAACATCTGCCCCACGTCGAGTGCTTCGCCCTCCAGCCAGGCACTGAACCCCGGCGCCGCCAATAAGTTATTCAACTGCATGGCCAAGGCAAACCGATCCTTCGACGGATAGAACGAGTCCACATCCAGCACGCCGATCTTCGTCATAGGCGGCGCCTGGATCTGGTGGATGAGCGATGCCAGATCCAGATCCTGCCCCGCCTTCCAGGTGCGATCGAGGATCGTGGAGAGGAGAATGTGCTCGCGGCTCTTGATCGGGTCGGCGTCCACGCCGATCAATCCCAGCAGGCTGGTGACAGTCGTCCCGATACGCTCGCGCAGCATCTCCGCGTCATCGAGAATCTCCGACGACGGCGCCGCGAAGGATTTGAGGATCGAGACGGGAATGCCGGCGTTGCTCCCCGGCGTATAGACCGCCACATCGGCGGCCTCACGCAACTTTTGAATCCGCTCGCCGCTCTGCCCCCAGTCGGCCAGCCCCTTCTTCCACAGATCGGCCTGCGCCTGCGCGTACTCGGCTGTTGAGAGGCCCTTCTTGCGCGCATCATCTTCGTTCACCCAGGGTGCAAAGTCTTCACCCCGTAATTGCGGGAAAGTGAGGAGCAGATTCGCCAGGTCGCCCTTGGGATCGATGATGAGGGCGGGAATCCCGTCAATCG
The nucleotide sequence above comes from Nitrospira sp.. Encoded proteins:
- a CDS encoding response regulator transcription factor, which translates into the protein MKHTRTTILIVDDHEVVRQGLRTLLSLEQDLHIVGDASTVAEALTETARLRPHVVLLDMKLPDGTGPEACSRLLALAPDTRILMLTSFAEEAMVVSAVQSGVHGYLLKDVRATDLVQAIRTIAGGQSYLDPRVAQQALSWIRHQNKPDHPTPPQGLEQLSPQERAILPLLAEGKTNKEIAARLRLSDKTIKNYLAHIFDKLQVSRRTEAVAWYIKMSRSSPIDQIS
- a CDS encoding PAS domain S-box protein, giving the protein MDLARMEIRTDQSVQAVPSDASTDSERALQDLQRTFDQRLQERTRELNQTIHHLQQEIMRHQATEALLAARELRYRLLYEQNPSMYFTLDPSGRILSVNQFGATALGYRPGELIDRSVLCVFHPDDHQTVLTQLHLCASSPETTFDWEIQKIRKDGSQLWVKERARQVTDPHGHPMILVVCEDMTDRREAEATLRKSEERFRQIAETIEEVVWSADPSIGKMLYISPAYERIWGRSCASLYAEPKSFIEAIHPDDRPRVVKELIAQQEGRLFAHEYRVLRPDGTIRWVWDRGFPVVDQATGLLTHYVGVALDITERKQAEEALRESQTRLAFVLSHSPAVIYTAAASGEFGATFVSANITAQLGYEPQEFTNDPRFWVDRIHPDDAPEIFKRLSALFAQGTLAHEYRFLNKQGQYRWMHDEVVLIRDPDGHPVELLGSWLDITERKQTEELLRVSEERFAKAFRSSPHPVIVTERETGLCLEVNDAGLALFGYRREEVIGQTVPTLRLWATPEDRAQFFARLAQAGTFRNVEMEFYTKDRTPRQCLVSCEPIEIDGKACLVTVGTDITEQKRAEEAVRLQERILQQAREERERISQDLHDNILQSLYAVGMQLEASKLVAGTSARKSKTHVTQAIAQLNQLVQEVRHFIALLHQRNAPNMDFERTLRQLADSFSSAGHNAPTLTIQPEAIPLITATMGEQLVSIAREALSNSMRHAKASTRSMTLRFIGSIIQLRITDDGIGFKPGQKRRRGQGLRNMATRAAHIGARFLLASTPGQGTSVIVEVPLERPHEPGTI
- a CDS encoding response regulator transcription factor encodes the protein MSQAQSKPTKPIRILLVDDHEVVRIGLSAVLNLTPGMKVVGQASKKDEALRQCARLKPDIVLLDIRLPDGNGVDAAGDILAVSPSSRVLFLTSFADEHTVEEASLSGAHGYLLKDIASQALVRAIKTVAAGQPLTDSRITHHAPGWRTPSPSAPSPSKRPLLSPQEQRLLPLVAAGYTNKEIAQSLTLSEKTVKNYLANIYSKLQISRRSQVATFFASSFRGTPLS
- a CDS encoding response regulator; this encodes MTDTVPLSILYLGPQSPLTAQIGSWLATHLPGPHTVRMTHTLADALEHLQAQRVDLVLLDLKSQERPGQDLLHTIHAASPTSALLALVLHTDDSSAFDALRRGAHEVLAITSSTHADACRAIARALARTGKQPPAFMRPSTAPPASLKPDRLIHDLNNLLTSINGFADLLLTRLAPQDPARTSAEHIVTAGKRAAALLKAHAPVPHSASTAPPAPIMQPPAITAKAA
- a CDS encoding TIGR00645 family protein; this encodes MSSEHSSPSPTHAKPSHSPWHRIEQGFEFAVFHSRWIQAPLYCGLIVAELLYAYKFLVELWEMLLHVNQSKEVEFMLGVLGLIDVTMVANLLTMVIIGGYATFVSKLDLEGHPDRPDWLGHVDPGTIKVKLAASLIGISSIHLLKAFVDIENENLDHIKWKIFIHMTFLGSAILLAWTDKIMQKDKKH